The following proteins are co-located in the Lepus europaeus isolate LE1 chromosome 15, mLepTim1.pri, whole genome shotgun sequence genome:
- the LOC133774303 gene encoding protein EFR3 homolog A-like, with translation ENPAVLAESCFRELLGRATFGNMNNAVRPVFAHLDHHKLWDPNEFAVHCFKIIMYSIQAQYSHHVIQEILGHLDACKKDSPRVRAGIIQVLLEAVAIAAKGSIGPTVLEVFNTLLKHLHLSVEFEANDLQGGPIGSANLSTNSKDNDEKIVQNAIIQTIGFFGSNLPDYQRSEIMMFIMGKVPVFGTSTHTLDISQLGDLGTRRIQIMLLRSLLMVTSGYKAKTIVTALPGSFLDPLLSPSLMEDYELRQLVLEVMHNLMDHHDNRAKLRGIRIIPDVADLKIKREKICRQDTSFMKRNGQQLYRHIYLGCKEEDNVQKNYELLYTSLALITIELANEEVVIDLIRL, from the coding sequence GAGAATCCTGCTGTGCTGGCCGAGAGCTGTTTCAGAGAACTGCTGGGTAGAGCGACTTTTGGGAATATGAATAATGCTGTTAGACCAGTTTTTGCGCATTTAGATCATCACAAACTGTGGGATCCCAATGAATTTGCAGTTCACTGctttaaaattataatgtatTCTATTCAGGCTCAGTATTCTCATCATGTGATCCAGGAGATTCTAGGACACCTTGATGCTTGTAAAAAAGATTCTCCACGGGTTCGTGCGGGTATTATTCAGGTTCTGTTAGAGGCTGTTGCCATTGCTGCTAAAGGCTCCATAGGGCCCACCGTGCTGGAAGTGTTCAATACCCTATTGAAGCATCTGCATCTCAGTGTTGAATTTGAAGCAAACGATTTACAGGGGGGACCTATAGGTAGTGCCAACTTAAGCACAAATTCCAAAGACAATGACGAGAAGATTGTGCAGAACGCTATCATCCAAACAATAGGATTTTTTGGAAGTAATCTGCCAGATTATCAGAGGTCAGAAATCATgatgttcatcatggggaaagtACCTGTTTTTGGAACATCTACCCATACTTTGGATATCAGTCAACTAGGGGATTTGGGAACGAGGCGGATTCAGATAATGTTGCTGAGGTCTTTACTCATGGTAACCTCTGGATACAAAGCAAAGACAATTGTTACTGcacttccagggtcttttctggATCCTTTGTTGTCTCCATCTCTTATGGAAGATTATGAACTGAGACAGTTAGTTCTGGAGGTCATGCACAACCTCATGGATCACCACGACAATAGAGCCAAGCTCCGGGGGATCAGAATAATACCAGATGTAGCTGACctaaagataaaaagagaaaaaatctgTAGACAAGATACAAGTTTCATGAAAAGGAATGGGCAACAGCTATATAGGCACATATATTTGGGCTGTAAAGAGGAAGACAATGTTCAGAAAAACTATGAGCTACTTTACACTTCTCTTGCTCTTATAACCATTGAACTGGCCAACGAAGAAGTGGTTATCGATCTTATCcgcctgtaa
- the LOC133774519 gene encoding protein EFR3 homolog A-like, producing the protein MFHQCGIMALVAAYLNFVSQMIAVPAFCQHVSKVIEIRTMEAPYFLPEHIFRDKSMLPKSLEKHEKNLYFLTNKIAESLGGSGYSVERLSVPYVPQVTDEDWLSRRKSIVDTVSIQVDILPNSIPPDDVANNTEEITFEALKKAIDTSGMEEQEKEKRRLVIEKFQKAPFEEIAAQCESKANLLHDRLAQILELTIRPPPSPSGTLTITSGHAQYQSVPVYEMKFPDLCVY; encoded by the coding sequence ATGTTCCATCAGTGTGGAATCATGGCCCTGGTTGCAGCGTACCTCAACTTTGTAAGTCAGATGATAGCTGTCCCTGCATTTTGCCAGCATGTTAGCAAGGTTATTGAAATTCGAACTATGGAAGCCCCTTATTTTCTACCAGAGCATATTTTCAGAGATAAGAGCATGCTTCCAAAATCTTtagagaaacatgaaaaaaatttgtatttcctGACCAACAAGATTGCAGAGTCGCTGGGAGGAAGTGGATACAGCGTGGAGAGGCTGTCAGTTCCATACGTACCACAGGTAACAGATGAAGATTGGCTTTCCAGAAGAAAAAGCATTGTAGACACTGTGTCTATTCAGGTAGATATTTTACCGAACAGCATTCCTCCTGATGACGTGGCTAATAATACTGAAGAAATCACATTTGAAGCATTGAAGAAAGCAATTGATACCAGTGGGATGGaagaacaagaaaaggaaaagagacgTCTTGTCATAGAGAAATTCCAGAAAGCACCTTTTGAAGAAATAGCAGCACAGTGTGAATCCAAAGCAAATTTGCTTCATGATAGACTTGCTCAAATATTGGAGCTCACCATACGTCCTCCTCCCAGTCCATCAGGAACACTGACAATTACTTCTGGGCATGCCCAATACCAGTCTGTCCCAGTGTATGAGATGAAGTTTCCAGATCTGTGTGTGTACTGA